The Candidatus Eremiobacterota bacterium nucleotide sequence TGACACGACAAGGCCCCAGTGAATCGCGCGCCCGCGCGACGGATAACAAAAGCCCCGGGACTGCGCCCGGGGCTCTTTCGACGTAGTTCTCCGCTCGGGGCGAAGATTACATCATGTCGTAGCCGCCCATGCCGCCGCCGCCGGCGGGCATGGCATCCTTCTTGGGCTCCGGCTTGTCGGCGATCAGCGTCTCGGTCGTGAGGACCAGGGCGCCGATCGAGGCGGCGTTTTGGAGCGCCGAGCGGGTCACCTTGAACGGCTCGACGATGCCGGCCTTGACCATGTCGACGAGCTCGCCGCTCATCGCGTCGAAGCCTTCGCCGGGCTTGGCGTTCTTCACGCGGTTCACCTCGACGCTGCCTTCGAAGCCGGCGTTCTCCGCGATCTGGCGGAGCGGCTCTTCGAGCGCGCGCAGGATGATGCCGACGCCGATTTTCTCGTCCGCGTTCTCGGTCTTGTTGGACGTCTCTTGGAGCGCCTTGACCGCGTGCACCAGCGAGCTGCCGCCGCCGGGGATCATGCCCTCCTGGACCGCCGCGCGGGTCGCGCTCAGCGCGTCCTCGATGCGGTGCTTCTTTTCCTTGAGCTCGGTCTCGGTGGCCGCGCCGACCTGGATCACCGCGACGCCGCCCGAGAGCTTCGCCAGGCGCTCCTGGAGCTTCTCGCGGTCGAAGTCGCTGTCGGTCTCCTCGATCTGCCGCTTGATCATC carries:
- the groEL gene encoding chaperonin GroEL, which produces DSERMEATLNDPYLLITERKITAIADILPLLEKIVQVQKPLLIIAEDVEGEALATLVVNKLRGTFTTVAVKAPGFGDRRKEMLKDIATLTGATVVSEELGLKLDKVTPDLLGQAKTVKVTKEETTIVDGKGKPEAIKGRIEMIKRQIEETDSDFDREKLQERLAKLSGGVAVIQVGAATETELKEKKHRIEDALSATRAAVQEGMIPGGGSSLVHAVKALQETSNKTENADEKIGVGIILRALEEPLRQIAENAGFEGSVEVNRVKNAKPGEGFDAMSGELVDMVKAGIVEPFKVTRSALQNAASIGALVLTTETLIADKPEPKKDAMPAGGGGMGGYDMM